From the genome of Chiloscyllium punctatum isolate Juve2018m chromosome 13, sChiPun1.3, whole genome shotgun sequence, one region includes:
- the LOC140484609 gene encoding nodal-like yields MKFPFLLALLSISVVRANPTGKWPWRVLQSKPGPPASFREVAAFIKRLEARNISLSLPTHMLSLYRSYSSGNYSGLSAHERPVLPEADTVRSLVAKSFHHNGSRWIVTFDMSMLAANEKLQFAELRISVPAFAESCSLLELHHQSEYPCGPATCQDQLFLGSFPPASVLEDAEGCAIYNVTNILRHWINRSKPRGKGRLTGLQWPESPSCRSKRSLPSTRNEGKAETKETALLLVFSQRPEQSCSESSSLLKDANSSKHVRKPRKRKGCRLKPKGHVACQRKRTRGRGRGKGRAERSGTRIQRRPRHHSKSNKLTRCRRIDFQVKFDKIGWGAWVIFPKTYNAFRCEGECPSPSGENVKPSNHAYMQSLLKFHRPTLVPAPCCVPIKMSPMSMLYKENGEVVLRHHENMVVQECGCR; encoded by the exons ATGAAGTTCCCATTCCTGCTCGCACTGCTTTCCATCTCAGTGGTCCGAGCCAACCCAACAGGCAAGTGGCCCTGGCGTGTTCTACAAAGCAAACCTGGCCCCCCAGCCAGCTTCAGGGAGGTAGCTGCCTTCATCAAGCGCCTGGAGGCACGCAACATCAGCCTGAGCCTGCCCACGCACATGCTCAGCCTGTACCGCAGTTACAGCTCGGGCAATTACAGCGGCCTTTCGGCCCACGAACGGCCCGTGTTACCGGAGGCGGATACCGTCAGGAGCCTGGTGGCAAAAA GTTTCCATCACAACGGAAGCCGTTGGATTGTTACCTTTGACATGTCCATGCTTGCGGCCAACGAGAAGCTTCAGTTTGCCGAGTTGAGGATCAGTGTACCTGCCTTTGCAGAGTCCTGCTCTCTCCTGGAGCTCCACCACCAGTCAGAGTACCCGTGTGGACCTGCTACCTGCCAGGACCAGCTCTTCTTGGGCTCCTTCCCTCCAGCCTCCGTGCTGGAGGATGCTGAGGGCTGCGCCATTTACAATGTCACCAACATCCTGAGGCACTGGATCAACCGTAGCAAGCCACGTGGCAAGGGCAGGCTCACTGGGCTCCAGTGGCCAGAGAGCCCAAGCTGCAGAAGCAAGAGGTCCCTCCCCTCCACCAGAAATGAGGGCAAGGCAGAGACCAAGGAGACGGCGCTGCTGCTGGTGTTTTCCCAGAGACCTGAGCAGAGTTGCTCGGAGAGTTCCTCACTGCTGAAAGATGCCAACAGCTCCAAACATGTGCGGAAGCCCCGTAAGAGAAAGGGATGCCGGCTGAAGCCAAAGGGCCATGTGGCATGCCAACGAAAGAGGACTCGTGGCAGAGGCCGTGGGAAGGGTAGGGCTGAACGCAGCGGAACCCGTATTCAACGTCGTCCCCGGCACCACAGTAAGAGCAACAAACTGACCCGATGCCGGAGAATTGATTTTCAGGTCAAATTTGATAAGATTGGCTGGGGTGCCTGGGTTATCTTTCCAAAGACATACAATGCTTTCCGCTGTGAAGGAGAATGCCCATCGCCATCTGGGGAGAatgtcaaaccctccaaccatgcTTACATGCAG AGTCTGCTCAAATTCCATCGTCCCACACTAGTGCCTGCCCCTTGCTGTGTTCCCATCAAAATGAGTCCTATGAGTATGCTGTACAAGGAAAACGGTGAGGTGGTGCTGCGTCATCACGAGAACATGGTGGTACAAGAGTGTGGCTGCCGCTGA